A region of Pristis pectinata isolate sPriPec2 chromosome 24, sPriPec2.1.pri, whole genome shotgun sequence DNA encodes the following proteins:
- the c24h6orf120 gene encoding UPF0669 protein C6orf120 homolog, protein MAAVWWVVLLVLLSQVVLGELSVSEPIPEDWVLLHVVQGQVGPGNYSYLRLNHDGQVVLRMESRRGDADLYISDSTLHPSFDEYELQSTTCGLDLVAVPAKFRRPVGIAIYGHPSHLQTEFEMRVYLDQGVRESPFPELSYPGDEDTTDRTPPKKVVEEETEESVLWTIMIGILKLVLEILF, encoded by the coding sequence ATGGCAGCGGTGTGGTGGGTGGTTCTGCTCGTGCTGCTGTCCCAGGTGGTGCTGGGTGAGCTCTCTGTCAGCGAGCCCATACCCGAAGACTGGGTCCTGCTGCATGTGGTCCAGGGGCAGGTGGGGCCTGGCAACTATAGCTACCTGCGGCTTAACCACGACGGGCAGGTTGTGCTGCGCATGGAGAGCCGGCGAGGCGACGCTGATCTGTACATCTCCGACTCCACGTTGCACCCCAGCTTCGATGAGTATGAGCTGCAGTCGACCACCTGCGGCCTGGACTTGGTGGCGGTGCCGGCCAAGTTCCGCAGGCCGGTGGGCATTGCCATCTACGGCCACCCCTCACACTTACAGACCGAGTTCGAGATGAGGGTCTACCTGGACCAAGGGGTGAGGGAGAGCCCCTTCCCTGAGCTCTCCTACCCTGGTGACGAGGACACCACTGACAGGACCCCACCAaaaaaggtggtggaggaggagacaGAAGAGTCAGTGTTGTGGACCATAATGATTGGGATCCTCAAACTGGTGTTGGAGATCCTGTTTTGA